One window from the genome of Anolis sagrei isolate rAnoSag1 chromosome 4, rAnoSag1.mat, whole genome shotgun sequence encodes:
- the NRAS gene encoding GTPase NRas, with translation MTEYKLVVVGAGGVGKSALTIQLIQNHFVDEYDPTIEDSYRKQVVIDGETCLLDILDTAGQEEYSAMRDQYMRTGEGFLCVFAINNSKSFADINLYREQIKRVKDSEDVPMVLVGNKCDLPTRTVDTKQAHEVAKSYGIPFIETSAKTRQGVEDAFYTLVREIRQYRMKRLNSSEDGNQGCMGLSCQVM, from the exons ATGACTGAGTACAAGCTTGTGGTGGTGGGTGCTGGTGGTGTTGGAAAAAGTGCTTTGACCATCCAGCTCATCCAGAATCACTTTGTTGATGAATATGATCCTACTATAGAG GACTCTTATCGTAAGCAGGTAGTGATTGATGGAGAGACTTGTTTGCTGGACATCCTGGATACAGCGGGACAAGAGGAATATAGTGCCATGAGAGACCAATATATGAGAACTGGTGAAGGTTTTCTGTGCGTGTTTGCCATTAACAACAGCAAATCTTTTGCAGATATCAATCTTTACAG AGAGCAGATAAAGAGGGTAAAAGATTCTGAAGATGTACCAATGGTGTTAGTGGGAAACAAATGTGACTTGCCAACACGAACAGTAGATACCAAACAGGCTCATGAAGTAGCCAAGAGCTATGGGATTCCCTTCATTGAGACATCTGCCAAAACGAGACAG GGTGTTGAAGATGCCTTTTACACACTGGTAAGGGAGATCCGTCAATATCGGATGAAAAGACTCAACAGTAGTGAAGATGGGAATCAAGGCTGCATGGGGTTGTCGTGCCAAGTGATGTGA